In Quercus robur chromosome 10, dhQueRobu3.1, whole genome shotgun sequence, a genomic segment contains:
- the LOC126703119 gene encoding protein STRICTOSIDINE SYNTHASE-LIKE 13 has protein sequence MEKKFPLKDETLLQHPVLLILVLALGFVIMDPFHMGPVGGHEFKPVKHNIAPYKQVMMNWPRDNQSRLGLGNLVFEDEVFGPESLEFDHLGRGPYTGLADGRVVRWMGENVGWETFALVTTNWSEKLCDKGIDSTTSKHWKHEKKCGRPLGLRFDKKSGDLYIADAYYGLLVVGPEGGLARPLATHVEGKPILFANDLDIHTNGSIFFTDTSKRYNRVDHFFILLEGEATGRLLRYDPSTKTTHVVLEGLAFPNGVQLSRDQTFLLYTETTNCRLMRYWLEGPKSGITELVADLPGFPDNVRINEKGQFWVAIDCCRTAAQEFLTNNPWIRSLYFRLPIRMSLLARFMGMRMYTVISLFNEKGEILEVLEDRKGVVMKLVSEVKEANGKLWIGTVAHNHIATLPYPLAS, from the exons ATGGAGAAGAAATTTCCACTCAAAGATGAAACATTATTGCAGCATCCAGTCCTTCTTATTCTTGTTCTAGCCTTGGGTTTTGTGATAATGGACCCATTTCATATGGGTCCAGTAGGAGGCCATGAATTTAAGCCTGTAAAGCACAACATTGCACCATACAAGCAAGTCATGATGAACTGGCCTAGAGACAATCAAAGCCGGTTAGGACTTGGAAATTTGGTGTTTGAAGATGAAGTTTTTGGCCCTGAATCATTGGAGTTCGATCATTTGGGGCGTGGTCCTTACACAGGGTTAGCTGATGGACGCGTTGTTAGATGGATGGGTGAAAATGTTGGGTGGGAGACATTTGCACTTGTAACAACAAATTG GTCAGAGAAGCTTTGTGATAAAGGCATTGACTCAACCACATCTAAGCATTGGAAGCATGAGAAAAAGTGTGGCCGTCCCCTTGGTCTAAGGTTCGACAAAAAGAGTGGAGATTTGTACATAGCCGATGCTTATTATGGCCTTCTGGTTGTTGGACCTGAAGGAGGACTTGCAAGACCTCTCGCAACCCACGTAGAAGGGAAGCCTATTCTCTTCGCTAATGACCTTGACATTCATACTAATGGATCCATCTTCTTCACAGACACTAGCAAAAGATATAACAGAGT GGACCATTTCTTTATATTGTTGGAAGGAGAAGCCACTGGTAGGCTTCTCAGATATGATCCATCTACTAAAACAACTCATGTTGTCCTGGAGGGCTTGGCTTTTCCAAATGGAGTTCAATTATCTAGGGATCAAACCTTCCTCCTCTATACTGAAACCACCAACTGCAG GCTAATGAGATACTGGTTGGAAGGTCCAAAATCTGGAATCACAGAACTTGTTGCAGACCTGCCAGGTTTCCCAGACAATGTAAGAATAAATGAGAAAGGCCAGTTCTGGGTAGCAATAGATTGTTGCAGGACAGCTGCACAAGAGTTTCTCACAAACAATCCATGGATACGAAGTCTCTACTTCCGGTTACCAATCCGAATGAGTTTATTAGCCCGATTCATGGGGATGAGGATGTATACGGTAATCTCACTTTTCAATGAGAAAGGGGAGATTTTGGAAGTTCTTGAGGATCGAAAGGGCGTGGTGATGAAGCTAGTGAGTGAAGTTAAAGAGGCAAATGGGAAGCTATGGATTGGTACTGTGGCTCATAACCACATTGCCACCCTCCCTTACCCCTTAGCTAGTTAA